A genomic stretch from Spirochaetota bacterium includes:
- a CDS encoding right-handed parallel beta-helix repeat-containing protein gives MMRLNNIFYMLVLCMCLISNPISPIPKVLSPSLVSAKDIARSQTSLTPKIPSNAIWVKAISNVNWPNGTKKRPFPTIGAALKAANPGNTIVVTSGIYREAIRLPSGRPKQLITLMSAPGDRVIISGMKKLKGWKRYKGNIYVTSINWRPERLYVNYKPQSIAREPNEGWWTAASVKGMELFDPEHLSNLKKNIIGGEVYIWTRHGNAFFSVPITEFDKAKGRLKVIRKSEWMNMNKGDKYFLKNHFSLIDRPGEWSAKEKNGKYHIYFWPQNKKDLSAVEAPKITGQVVSIYKANHLRLWGLEICGGVGNGLEISNAKDVEIKSCIFHNNGFRGIFVRESNNICIMNNVSWWNRFGISITYANDVVIEMNDIGFNSDDGLRVSWKSENIIVKHNYMHDHLLWGHPDNIQVFRGVRNIKFIKNLILTGGQSIMLEETTNGELRGNMIIGSNANMLIFGHNNAGDYKIHKNTLAFTGYGCMNMTWKGYDVRENIFVTGHIGPMYSVLGIEDYKADRNLFWNAKGLKQKSVLISSRRRDKTLKVLQKVTGQDKNSVYSDPKFINAPAAFRVLDGDRLHLCSRNKFYLRKGTTGFKKGDNVEINFDGNIRRIISIDRNTITIDPGLPQKPTKGWLVANWGNNTNYKLDLRLRKDSPAFKLGRNGRSIGSTLDIQAFTRRDFNGDRKRDVPVIPKELHR, from the coding sequence ATGATGAGGCTGAATAATATATTTTACATGTTAGTATTATGTATGTGTCTTATTTCAAATCCTATATCTCCCATCCCAAAAGTCTTATCACCAAGTCTTGTCTCAGCAAAAGATATAGCTCGATCACAAACATCCTTAACACCTAAGATTCCCTCAAATGCTATCTGGGTAAAGGCTATTTCGAATGTAAATTGGCCTAATGGCACCAAGAAGAGGCCATTCCCAACAATTGGAGCTGCACTAAAGGCAGCAAATCCCGGAAACACAATTGTTGTGACCTCAGGTATATATAGAGAAGCGATCAGACTACCCTCAGGCAGACCGAAGCAACTTATAACCCTTATGAGTGCTCCAGGTGATCGGGTTATAATAAGTGGAATGAAAAAGCTAAAGGGATGGAAAAGGTATAAGGGCAACATCTATGTAACCTCTATTAATTGGCGACCGGAAAGACTTTATGTTAATTATAAACCACAATCAATTGCTCGTGAACCAAACGAAGGGTGGTGGACAGCAGCCTCTGTAAAAGGCATGGAACTATTTGATCCTGAGCACCTATCGAATCTGAAAAAAAATATTATTGGCGGCGAAGTCTATATATGGACTCGACATGGTAATGCATTCTTTTCAGTACCGATTACAGAGTTTGACAAAGCTAAGGGAAGGTTAAAGGTTATTCGCAAAAGTGAATGGATGAATATGAATAAAGGGGATAAGTATTTCCTTAAAAATCACTTTTCACTCATAGATAGACCTGGTGAATGGTCTGCGAAAGAAAAAAATGGGAAATACCATATCTACTTCTGGCCACAGAATAAAAAAGACCTTAGTGCAGTTGAAGCCCCCAAAATAACCGGCCAGGTTGTAAGTATATATAAGGCAAATCATCTTCGCCTTTGGGGCCTTGAGATATGCGGAGGTGTTGGGAATGGTCTTGAGATAAGTAATGCCAAGGATGTGGAAATAAAATCGTGCATCTTCCACAACAATGGCTTTAGGGGTATCTTTGTGCGAGAATCAAATAATATCTGTATTATGAATAATGTATCCTGGTGGAATCGATTTGGAATTTCAATAACTTACGCAAATGATGTGGTTATAGAAATGAATGATATTGGTTTTAATTCTGACGATGGTTTGCGTGTATCCTGGAAATCAGAAAATATTATAGTTAAACATAACTACATGCATGATCATCTTCTATGGGGCCATCCGGACAACATTCAAGTCTTTCGAGGTGTAAGGAATATAAAGTTCATTAAGAATCTAATCCTTACTGGTGGTCAATCTATAATGCTTGAAGAGACTACAAATGGAGAACTGCGAGGCAACATGATCATTGGTTCTAATGCTAATATGTTAATTTTTGGTCACAATAATGCAGGTGACTATAAAATTCACAAGAACACACTAGCTTTTACTGGTTATGGTTGCATGAATATGACATGGAAAGGGTATGATGTACGTGAGAATATATTCGTTACAGGACACATAGGGCCTATGTACTCAGTATTGGGAATCGAGGACTATAAGGCTGACAGAAATCTATTCTGGAATGCAAAAGGACTGAAGCAAAAATCCGTTCTCATCTCTAGTAGGAGAAGGGATAAGACATTAAAGGTACTGCAAAAGGTAACGGGGCAGGATAAAAATTCAGTTTATTCTGATCCAAAATTTATTAATGCTCCAGCAGCCTTTAGAGTATTGGATGGGGACAGGCTACATCTCTGCTCACGAAATAAGTTCTATTTACGTAAAGGTACTACCGGATTTAAAAAGGGTGACAATGTTGAAATAAACTTTGATGGAAACATCCGTAGGATAATTTCAATTGACAGAAATACAATTACAATAGATCCAGGTTTGCCCCAAAAACCGACAAAGGGTTGGTTAGTTGCGAATTGGGGGAATAATACTAATTATAAACTTGATTTACGGCTACGAAAAGATAGTCCTGCCTTTAAACTCGGTAGGAATGGAAGATCTATAGGATCCACACTTGACATTCAGGCATTTACGAGAAGAGACTTCAATGGAGACAGGAAGAGGGATGTACCCGTAATTCCAAAAGAATTACACCGTTAA
- a CDS encoding right-handed parallel beta-helix repeat-containing protein — protein sequence MLGLKQYIDDSIFRRLEKKRIYSLLVIVLFSLLSIGWKCGSNGGFGDIELIPPAPPSNPQAISKSSTQIDVNWSDNSDNEDGFTIEKALDVGGIPGTFVEIASVSAGMDVYSDDNLNPVTTYYYRVRAYNNVGKSDCSDEVCATTSDTPPDTPPDTPPDTPPDTPPITEADYYVNQNHPQANDSNPGTEELPFKTISAALSQATAGNMVLVRAGTYRESITLPSGNSENPFTLVGAPGERVIVSGMEKVSGWTQYSGNIWSAPFSGDVEYIYVDGNRQEIAREPNDGWWTIENKEGNDILDSVNLDGSFPDVAGGEVMIKIYQNNEEDRVGIVSSSLGRLNLGSSSSFSSDDKYWVQDDFDLIDREGEWVSQGGDIYFWPGTGVDLENDVEASGGTGSVITVSGVSNVIIDGIEVRGGVVSGGIIISSSNDVTVRNCVIHNNVMRLGSPHSTGIEVVSSEQIYILNNFITQNWFGILFDNVKDSIIRENEIAYNDDDGIRLTYMSDNIIVERNYIHHHMMWGHPDNIQVYSGNDNNTEIFTHNLLIIDNLILGGAQNVFTEDTSENSLNGNMIIGSSSYSVVFGHDNVHDFNVLGNTIAFSRYGCLRFTYEDYDAYENVLMRGGSGPPCALESDADYLADRNLFYNSEGSYPGVYNWSQTLAEFQASTGQDMNSVFADPVFINAPIYFGVVDHVDIARCTKSIIYIADDRISGFNQGDLIEIDFDGIPRTIIDISGDALEFEPALDKKPVVYLLVANWGGNNNFQWDLRLQGSSPGAALASDGGPVGSTIDIQEYKAGDFNGDGQRDIPLSPFN from the coding sequence ATGTTAGGATTAAAACAATATATTGATGATAGTATATTTAGAAGACTTGAAAAAAAGAGGATATATTCATTATTAGTAATTGTTTTATTTAGTCTTTTATCAATAGGATGGAAATGTGGCAGCAATGGTGGTTTTGGTGATATTGAATTAATTCCACCTGCACCACCAAGCAATCCTCAGGCCATATCAAAATCTTCAACTCAGATAGATGTTAATTGGTCTGATAATTCTGATAATGAGGATGGATTTACCATTGAGAAGGCATTAGATGTAGGCGGTATTCCTGGAACATTCGTAGAGATCGCTTCTGTCTCGGCAGGCATGGATGTCTACTCGGATGATAATTTAAATCCTGTAACAACTTACTATTATCGTGTTAGAGCATACAATAATGTTGGCAAATCAGATTGCTCTGATGAAGTATGTGCAACAACTTCTGATACACCTCCAGATACACCTCCAGATACACCTCCAGATACACCTCCAGATACACCTCCAATAACTGAAGCTGACTACTATGTGAATCAAAATCATCCTCAAGCTAATGACAGTAATCCAGGTACTGAGGAGCTTCCTTTTAAAACAATTTCAGCAGCGCTATCGCAAGCAACTGCAGGGAATATGGTATTGGTAAGAGCAGGTACATACCGAGAAAGTATTACTCTGCCCTCCGGCAATAGCGAAAATCCCTTCACCCTTGTGGGTGCTCCAGGAGAGAGAGTGATTGTCTCTGGTATGGAAAAAGTATCAGGATGGACTCAATATTCAGGAAATATATGGAGTGCACCATTTAGTGGAGATGTTGAATATATTTATGTTGATGGAAATAGACAGGAAATTGCGCGTGAACCCAATGATGGCTGGTGGACTATTGAAAATAAAGAAGGTAATGATATTCTTGATTCTGTTAATCTTGATGGCTCTTTCCCTGATGTTGCTGGGGGAGAGGTTATGATTAAAATATATCAAAATAATGAAGAGGATAGGGTTGGTATTGTTTCCTCAAGTTTAGGTAGGTTGAATTTAGGGAGTTCTAGTAGTTTTAGCTCTGATGATAAATATTGGGTGCAGGATGATTTTGATTTGATTGATAGGGAAGGTGAATGGGTAAGTCAAGGGGGAGATATCTATTTTTGGCCTGGAACCGGGGTTGATCTTGAAAATGATGTTGAGGCTTCCGGGGGAACTGGTTCTGTGATAACTGTCAGCGGTGTCAGCAATGTTATAATTGATGGGATTGAGGTTAGAGGAGGAGTAGTAAGCGGAGGGATAATTATTTCATCTTCAAACGATGTGACAGTTAGGAATTGTGTTATTCATAATAATGTTATGAGACTCGGTTCTCCTCACTCCACTGGAATTGAAGTTGTTTCGTCCGAACAAATATATATTCTTAATAATTTTATTACACAAAATTGGTTTGGAATCTTATTTGATAATGTCAAGGATAGTATAATAAGAGAAAATGAAATTGCTTATAATGATGATGATGGAATTAGGTTAACTTATATGTCTGATAATATTATTGTTGAGCGAAATTATATTCACCATCACATGATGTGGGGGCATCCTGATAACATACAGGTTTATAGTGGTAATGATAATAATACAGAGATTTTTACACATAATCTTTTAATTATTGATAATTTAATATTAGGAGGAGCGCAAAATGTATTTACGGAGGATACCTCTGAGAATTCGTTAAATGGAAATATGATTATTGGAAGTAGTTCATATTCTGTAGTGTTTGGACATGACAATGTTCATGATTTTAATGTTTTGGGAAATACAATAGCATTTTCCAGGTATGGTTGCCTGCGTTTTACTTATGAAGATTACGATGCATATGAAAATGTGCTTATGAGAGGAGGTTCAGGCCCGCCATGTGCTTTAGAATCTGATGCTGACTATTTAGCTGATAGAAATTTGTTTTATAATAGTGAAGGTTCTTATCCAGGTGTTTATAATTGGAGCCAGACTCTAGCAGAGTTCCAAGCTAGCACTGGTCAGGATATGAATTCAGTTTTTGCAGATCCAGTATTTATAAACGCGCCTATTTATTTTGGTGTCGTTGATCATGTTGACATAGCAAGATGCACAAAAAGTATTATTTATATTGCAGATGATCGAATAAGTGGATTTAATCAAGGGGATTTGATTGAAATAGATTTTGATGGGATTCCAAGGACTATTATAGATATATCCGGGGATGCGCTAGAATTTGAACCTGCGCTTGATAAAAAACCTGTTGTGTATCTTTTAGTCGCAAATTGGGGAGGTAATAACAATTTTCAGTGGGATTTGAGATTACAGGGCAGCAGTCCAGGAGCGGCTTTAGCATCAGACGGTGGTCCAGTGGGTTCTACAATAGATATTCAGGAATATAAGGCTGGTGACTTTAATGGTGATGGGCAAAGAGATATTCCTTTATCCCCATTTAATTGA
- a CDS encoding right-handed parallel beta-helix repeat-containing protein — translation MRNRIEEKISLSYDILKRKSIHLLLIIIFSLSSIGWICSGNSGSGDIELYPPEPPSNPQALSISSSRVDITWNDNSNNEVGFTLERALDNGGNPGIFSDIANVSANIDFYSDINLSAEATYYYRVKAYNNAGISVCYDIASATTSDTPPDTPPVPEVDYYVNQNHPEADDSNPGTEDLPFRTISAALSQSTAGDLVLVKAGTYDEALTIPSGDSGNDFTLMGAPDERIIVSIAQNPIINCNNVKNVCIEGFEISGASGNGINISDSDNIVIKKCAIYDNSGDLRAGININSSTNVTISQNFICRNWYGISMSYATGVTIEKNDIGYNIDDGMRITWNSNDITVKQNYIHHHMIWDEDNSYDIHPDNIQIFRYVNNISFIENLLIGAGQNIMMEQIWDGEIIRNTIIGSISYSVVFGHSYARDFIISENTITFSRYGSFLITDNGYDVYENVLMNGHQDTAIKFESNLDGYNADRNLFYNYENPISDDIMWLSAGGGWMTLAEFQDNTAQDLSSIYTDPEFINAPVYYTIVDISQVRNCTRSTLYILDFDTPMFNVGDIIEVNFDGIPRTVTNITSNTINTITFEPELDEPPMWNAFIMNWKDNSNLVWDLRLRNGSPGENLASDDGPVGSTININEYMNGDFDGDGIRDIPISPFD, via the coding sequence ATGAGAAATAGAATAGAGGAGAAGATTAGTTTATCTTATGATATATTAAAAAGAAAGAGTATTCATTTACTTCTCATTATTATATTTAGTCTTTCATCAATAGGTTGGATATGTAGCGGCAATAGCGGTTCTGGTGATATTGAATTATATCCTCCTGAGCCGCCAAGTAATCCACAAGCATTATCAATTTCTTCAAGTAGGGTAGATATTACTTGGAATGATAATTCAAATAATGAGGTTGGGTTTACACTTGAGAGGGCTTTGGATAATGGAGGTAATCCTGGAATTTTTAGTGATATTGCTAATGTATCAGCTAATATCGATTTTTACTCTGATATAAATCTATCTGCTGAAGCAACATACTATTATCGTGTAAAAGCATACAATAATGCAGGAATATCAGTCTGTTATGATATTGCAAGTGCAACAACTTCTGATACACCTCCAGATACACCTCCAGTGCCTGAAGTTGATTACTATGTGAACCAGAATCATCCTGAAGCCGATGACAGTAATCCAGGTACTGAAGATTTACCATTTCGTACAATTTCAGCTGCCCTATCTCAGTCAACTGCTGGAGATTTGGTATTAGTTAAAGCTGGCACATATGATGAAGCTCTCACCATACCATCTGGAGATTCAGGAAACGATTTTACACTAATGGGAGCACCTGACGAGAGAATCATTGTATCAATAGCTCAAAATCCTATTATTAACTGTAATAATGTAAAGAATGTATGCATTGAAGGCTTTGAGATTTCAGGAGCTTCAGGAAATGGAATCAATATTTCTGACTCTGATAATATAGTCATAAAAAAATGTGCAATATACGACAACAGTGGTGATTTGAGGGCAGGGATCAATATAAATAGTTCTACAAATGTAACTATTTCACAAAATTTTATATGCCGAAATTGGTATGGTATATCAATGAGTTATGCTACTGGTGTGACAATAGAGAAGAATGATATTGGTTATAATATAGATGACGGCATGAGGATAACATGGAATTCAAACGATATCACTGTTAAGCAGAATTATATACATCATCATATGATATGGGATGAAGATAATTCTTATGACATTCATCCTGATAATATTCAGATATTTCGATACGTTAATAACATTTCTTTTATAGAAAATTTGCTCATTGGAGCTGGACAAAACATAATGATGGAACAGATATGGGATGGAGAAATAATAAGAAATACTATTATTGGCAGTATTTCATATTCTGTAGTCTTTGGCCATAGTTATGCTCGTGATTTTATTATTAGTGAAAATACTATAACCTTTTCCCGTTATGGTTCTTTCCTTATCACGGATAATGGTTATGATGTTTATGAGAATGTTCTTATGAATGGACACCAGGATACAGCAATCAAATTTGAGAGTAATCTTGATGGATACAACGCTGATCGAAATCTCTTCTATAATTATGAGAATCCTATTTCAGATGATATTATGTGGTTGAGTGCAGGTGGTGGATGGATGACTCTTGCGGAATTTCAAGATAACACTGCCCAGGATCTATCTTCGATTTATACTGATCCTGAATTCATAAATGCACCTGTTTATTATACTATAGTTGATATAAGCCAAGTGCGTAATTGCACACGAAGCACATTATACATATTGGATTTTGATACTCCAATGTTTAATGTGGGGGATATCATAGAGGTAAATTTTGATGGTATACCACGAACAGTAACTAATATTACATCTAATACTATTAATACTATTACATTTGAGCCTGAACTCGATGAACCTCCAATGTGGAATGCATTTATTATGAATTGGAAGGATAATAGTAATCTTGTATGGGATTTGAGGTTACGAAATGGAAGTCCTGGCGAGAATTTAGCATCAGATGACGGACCTGTAGGTTCTACAATCAATATCAATGAGTATATGAATGGTGATTTCGATGGTGATGGCATAAGGGATATTCCTATATCGCCATTCGATTAA
- a CDS encoding CsgG/HfaB family protein gives MNKGSLYISFLFVFQLFISIPSYSNDRMRIVIMNLKADGVSERMARTASNMLRSEFINIGTFTIVERAQMDMILKEQGLQQTGCTDQECAVQMGRLMSARKILVGEVSPMGKSIIMTVRIVDVEKGVSEFAATQKATSEDVLDQSVSRIAQKISLRINRKAKYTLTPMLEEQEEPEGPKEKGGITSSGYYLRGIIPGWGQFYAGRTVKGFVYGGLFVASGLFAAATIGNYQDKKKEYDDLRPIDTESDIQERDRFDTVYKEYDDAAKGAKFMTGLFWIVYLANWVDILFFSKPDFNRSMGMSENSNSSFHLNICNRSYLSQERNIELTYVMRF, from the coding sequence ATGAATAAAGGATCACTTTACATTTCGTTTCTATTTGTATTTCAGTTATTTATTTCAATACCCAGTTATTCAAATGATAGAATGAGAATTGTAATTATGAACCTAAAGGCTGATGGAGTTTCTGAGCGAATGGCAAGGACTGCATCAAATATGCTTAGGAGTGAGTTCATTAACATAGGGACATTTACAATAGTTGAGAGAGCACAGATGGATATGATCCTTAAGGAACAGGGATTACAACAAACAGGATGCACTGATCAGGAGTGTGCTGTTCAAATGGGAAGATTAATGTCTGCAAGAAAGATTTTGGTTGGAGAAGTGAGTCCAATGGGAAAATCGATAATTATGACTGTGCGTATTGTTGACGTTGAAAAGGGTGTGTCTGAGTTTGCAGCCACGCAAAAGGCTACATCAGAGGATGTTCTAGATCAATCAGTTTCGAGAATTGCCCAAAAGATTTCATTAAGAATTAATAGAAAAGCCAAATATACCCTAACTCCTATGCTGGAAGAACAGGAAGAACCTGAAGGGCCGAAGGAAAAGGGGGGGATCACATCAAGTGGATATTATCTCAGGGGTATTATTCCAGGTTGGGGACAGTTTTATGCTGGCAGAACAGTTAAGGGCTTTGTTTATGGCGGGCTCTTTGTGGCTTCTGGATTGTTTGCTGCTGCTACAATCGGTAATTATCAAGATAAAAAGAAGGAGTATGATGACCTTAGACCAATAGATACAGAATCTGATATACAGGAAAGAGATAGGTTTGATACCGTTTATAAGGAATACGATGATGCTGCCAAGGGTGCCAAGTTTATGACTGGTTTATTTTGGATAGTATATTTAGCAAACTGGGTTGATATTCTGTTTTTTTCCAAGCCTGATTTCAACAGAAGTATGGGCATGTCAGAAAATAGCAACAGTTCCTTTCACCTCAATATCTGCAATAGATCATACCTCTCCCAAGAAAGAAATATTGAACTCACATATGTTATGAGGTTCTGA
- a CDS encoding formate dehydrogenase accessory protein FdhE: MRRHRSYLEAIECRIIDEGLLSSSYINFYKSIYDHQFEIYLYYKEIDYYPNFINFKGLPLIDIEGISLPNTIKIGLRDSLYSIIKVIKEYHFLKFDQSLDLNLFSDHQYEEYVRFILLKDFDKLAAIAMVKGIGCEELIFILINWLKPLFICIVEKNSDLIRGNDWIMPSCPFCGYYPDMSKIMESTGGRRYLHCSLCEYEWPFKRISCAICDNVDITMLGYFETDEKSPYRVDYCDRCRGYIKTVRISKLRDENRFDLSVENVVTPYLDYLAMERGYSRP, encoded by the coding sequence ATGAGAAGACACAGGAGTTATTTAGAGGCGATAGAATGTAGAATAATTGATGAGGGTCTCTTGTCGTCGAGTTATATCAATTTTTATAAATCAATATATGATCACCAGTTTGAAATATATCTTTACTATAAGGAGATTGATTATTATCCAAATTTTATAAATTTTAAAGGATTGCCGCTTATTGATATAGAAGGGATTTCCCTTCCGAATACAATAAAGATAGGATTAAGAGATAGTTTATATTCAATTATAAAGGTAATAAAGGAATATCATTTTTTGAAATTCGACCAATCATTGGATCTTAATTTATTCAGTGATCACCAGTACGAGGAATATGTTAGGTTTATTTTATTAAAGGATTTTGATAAACTTGCTGCTATTGCAATGGTAAAAGGGATTGGATGCGAAGAATTAATATTTATTCTTATCAATTGGTTAAAGCCGCTATTTATATGCATAGTAGAAAAGAATAGTGATCTAATCAGGGGTAATGATTGGATAATGCCAAGCTGTCCATTTTGTGGGTACTATCCGGATATGTCCAAGATTATGGAATCAACAGGAGGCAGGAGATATCTTCATTGTTCTCTGTGTGAGTATGAATGGCCCTTTAAAAGGATTTCCTGCGCAATATGTGATAATGTTGATATAACTATGTTAGGATATTTTGAAACAGACGAGAAGAGCCCCTATAGGGTTGATTATTGCGATAGATGTAGGGGATATATAAAGACCGTGAGGATATCTAAACTCAGGGACGAAAATAGATTTGATCTGTCTGTTGAGAATGTTGTTACCCCTTATCTTGATTACCTTGCTATGGAGAGAGGTTATTCAAGACCTTAA
- a CDS encoding choice-of-anchor D domain-containing protein, producing MYNIIRFTASKMPYAHSFLNYRRSPVLFLFFFLIPIITFSSCPFEADRNNLWDPGSPNYIGYDLVLTSADITVMQDTEEILINDGVYDFGNLSVGESSPAVAFTIRNDGEGDLSIESITWTEENITEFILNIDSISYTLTPGNETSFTITYSPASAGDKSAILSIVNNDPDEGAYNFSVTGTGTASKSWGSPEMISSGSYEAHEPQVDMDNNGNAIAIWCEDQAPRRVFAKRYDGSSWSGSIRLDNQNYSAYKLQITINSDGNAIAAWYQEDSSVNRERIFVNHYLHTGDSWLSIPNVISDSSVESYDSQVSMNNSGYAVAVWRASGNVYANDYRAGSWQQVEIGELICNGTSSVSMKVAIDADSNAIAVWNDDQGATSPLYSCRYIGSTGDWNSAVGIGEGYKSYNAQIAMNDNGIAVAVWDYEDETNYNVGAKIYNSSWSNMYTIDSGYDHTANLYPKVAIDQSGNAIAVWKQYDGSTFRIYTNRYTFSNSSWGSAQIIDTGQFSSPEQASDPHVAMDGEGNAIAVWCEEKLAATNSIYARRYNVSSDQWQDAQEIDNLDGGAMSPIIAMDSNGNGTVLWRQFYNTRYNIFTVRYE from the coding sequence ATGTACAATATAATTAGATTTACAGCATCGAAAATGCCTTATGCTCATAGTTTTTTAAATTATAGAAGGTCTCCGGTATTGTTTCTCTTTTTTTTCCTGATTCCTATTATAACATTTTCATCCTGCCCTTTTGAGGCTGATAGGAATAACTTATGGGATCCAGGAAGCCCAAATTATATTGGGTATGACCTCGTCCTTACATCAGCTGATATTACTGTTATGCAGGATACAGAAGAAATCCTCATAAATGATGGTGTTTATGATTTTGGTAATTTGAGTGTTGGTGAATCCAGCCCAGCAGTTGCTTTTACAATCAGAAATGATGGTGAAGGGGATTTAAGTATTGAAAGTATAACATGGACTGAAGAGAATATTACTGAGTTTATTCTTAATATAGATTCTATATCTTATACGCTGACTCCTGGCAATGAGACCTCTTTTACTATTACATACAGCCCTGCTAGCGCTGGGGATAAGTCTGCAATACTTAGCATTGTGAATAATGATCCCGATGAGGGCGCTTATAATTTTTCGGTTACAGGTACAGGAACAGCTTCAAAGTCGTGGGGTTCACCAGAGATGATAAGTTCCGGAAGCTATGAAGCCCACGAACCGCAAGTTGATATGGATAATAACGGTAATGCCATAGCAATCTGGTGTGAGGATCAAGCTCCGAGGAGAGTATTTGCTAAACGATACGATGGCTCAAGCTGGAGTGGGAGCATTCGTCTTGATAATCAAAATTATAGCGCTTACAAACTTCAAATTACTATAAATTCAGATGGGAACGCAATAGCAGCTTGGTATCAAGAGGATAGCTCAGTCAATAGAGAACGAATATTCGTTAATCATTACCTCCATACAGGTGACAGTTGGCTTTCAATACCTAATGTTATAAGTGATAGCTCTGTTGAATCCTATGATTCTCAGGTCTCAATGAATAATAGCGGCTATGCTGTCGCTGTCTGGAGAGCTTCAGGTAATGTTTATGCTAATGACTACAGAGCTGGTTCATGGCAGCAAGTAGAAATTGGAGAGTTGATCTGTAATGGTACCTCTTCAGTATCAATGAAGGTGGCAATAGATGCTGACAGCAATGCTATCGCTGTTTGGAATGATGACCAAGGCGCTACTTCTCCCCTGTATTCCTGTAGATATATTGGATCAACCGGAGATTGGAACTCTGCAGTTGGGATAGGAGAGGGTTATAAATCATACAATGCCCAAATAGCGATGAATGATAATGGAATTGCTGTAGCGGTATGGGATTATGAAGATGAAACTAACTATAACGTGGGAGCTAAAATATATAATAGTAGCTGGTCTAATATGTATACTATAGATTCGGGATATGATCATACAGCAAATTTATATCCAAAGGTAGCAATAGATCAATCAGGGAATGCCATTGCTGTATGGAAGCAATATGACGGATCAACCTTTAGAATCTATACGAATCGCTATACATTTTCCAACAGTAGCTGGGGATCTGCTCAAATTATTGATACAGGCCAATTCTCTTCACCAGAGCAGGCGAGTGATCCGCATGTGGCAATGGATGGCGAGGGCAATGCAATTGCCGTTTGGTGCGAAGAGAAGCTTGCTGCAACAAATAGCATTTATGCCAGACGATATAATGTTTCCAGTGACCAATGGCAGGATGCGCAGGAGATAGATAATTTGGATGGAGGTGCAATGAGCCCAATAATTGCTATGGATTCAAACGGCAACGGAACTGTTTTATGGAGGCAATTCTATAATACAAGATATAACATATTTACTGTTAGATATGAATAG